Proteins encoded together in one Stutzerimonas stutzeri window:
- a CDS encoding DUF3182 family protein, with product MMNAQTLQGSRRVVLTYPNRPREPQHEKIVHAALAERLAVLLGLSYGGEYDPTRRYDAHPYLVPSGTVVGLHEAHELGLNEEGDLFGGVVPQPFVETKAITHPLVRPDAVAPVGWSRDFGTQVKGSVLAGYSAFSLEDARDAGRRLLHEGAVRIKPVRATGGRGQLRVDDSDALDQALFALEEKELGQYGVVLEAHLERVTTFSVGQVRVGGRLASYYGTQRLTRDNAGNEVYGGSDLVVVDGDFEALLALDLPETTRLAVSQAQVYDEAASSCYRHFFASRRNYDIAQGIDGRGQPRSGVLEQSWRIGGASSAEIAALEAFRRGSGVRAVKASSIELYGEQQQVPAGAQVLYRDEDAEVGFITKCVMVEDYGDA from the coding sequence ATGATGAATGCGCAAACGCTGCAGGGGTCTCGCAGGGTCGTGCTGACCTATCCCAATCGCCCGCGCGAGCCCCAGCACGAGAAGATTGTCCACGCCGCATTGGCCGAACGCCTGGCCGTGTTGCTGGGCCTGAGTTACGGCGGCGAATACGATCCGACTCGCCGCTACGACGCCCATCCTTACCTGGTGCCGTCGGGAACCGTTGTCGGTCTGCACGAGGCCCACGAGCTGGGGCTGAACGAAGAGGGCGACCTGTTCGGCGGCGTCGTGCCGCAGCCCTTCGTCGAGACCAAGGCCATCACCCATCCGCTGGTGCGTCCGGACGCCGTGGCGCCGGTCGGCTGGTCGCGCGATTTCGGTACCCAGGTCAAAGGCAGCGTGCTGGCCGGCTACAGCGCGTTCAGCCTGGAGGATGCCAGGGACGCGGGGCGACGGCTGTTGCATGAGGGGGCGGTGCGGATCAAACCGGTCCGCGCGACGGGCGGGCGCGGCCAGCTGCGCGTTGACGACAGCGATGCCCTCGACCAGGCGTTGTTCGCCCTCGAGGAGAAGGAGCTGGGTCAGTACGGCGTCGTGCTCGAAGCTCATCTGGAGCGCGTCACCACCTTCAGCGTTGGTCAGGTACGTGTCGGCGGGCGTCTGGCCAGTTACTACGGTACCCAGCGACTGACCCGCGACAATGCCGGCAACGAGGTCTATGGCGGCTCGGACCTCGTGGTCGTCGATGGTGATTTCGAGGCGCTGCTGGCACTGGACCTTCCGGAAACCACGCGCCTGGCGGTCAGCCAGGCACAGGTCTACGACGAGGCAGCTTCGAGCTGCTACCGGCACTTTTTCGCCTCGCGGCGCAATTACGACATCGCCCAGGGCATCGACGGGCGTGGCCAACCACGTTCCGGCGTACTCGAGCAATCCTGGCGCATCGGCGGTGCCAGCAGCGCCGAGATCGCCGCGCTCGAAGCATTCAGGCGGGGCAGTGGGGTGCGTGCGGTAAAGGCCTCTTCGATCGAACTCTATGGTGAACAGCAGCAGGTGCCGGCCGGTGCCCAGGTGCTGTATCGGGACGAGGACGCCGAAGTGGGCTTCATCACCAAATGCGTAATGGTGGAGGACTATGGCGACGCATAG